In a genomic window of Gossypium arboreum isolate Shixiya-1 chromosome 9, ASM2569848v2, whole genome shotgun sequence:
- the LOC108465723 gene encoding serine carboxypeptidase-like 51 yields the protein MGNFHFLLLLVFFSFSCLFHGGISRAVKSQGESEEVWGYVEVRPKAHMFWWLYRSPYRVEQPSKPWPIILWLQGGPGASGVGIGNFEEIGPLNTDLKPRNTTWLKKADLLFVDNPVGTGYSYVEDTEMLVKTDNEAASDLTTLLMQLFNRNESLQKSPLYIVAESYGGKFAVTAGLSILNAIDAGKLKLKLGGVALGNSWISPEDFAFSWGPLLNDVSRLDNNGLEKSNSLAEKISQQLKDGQYTDATDTWSRLESTIGANSNSVDFYNFLLDSGMGPVALTTSAFSNGVFSVNRYSRYLSSLRVSPGNDGPDLDTLMNGVIKKKLKIIPDNVTWGGQSDFVFSYLSGDFMRPRIAEVDELLSKGVNVTIYSGQLDVICATKGTEAWLDKLKWEGLKEFLSKDRNPLYCKEDQATKGFIKSYKNLQFFWILGAGHFVPVEQPCVALNMAAAITQSPAASTS from the exons ATGGGAAATTtccattttcttcttctcttggttttcttctctttttcttgtTTGTTCCATGGAGGAATCTCCAGAGCTGTTAAATCCCAAGGTGAATCAGAAGAAGTATGGGGTTATGTTGAAGTCAGACCAA aGGCACATATGTTTTGGTGGCTTTACAGAAGTCCTTACAGAGTTGAACAGCCTTCAAAGCCATGGCCAATCATTCTTTGGTTGCAAGGTGGACCT GGTGCCTCAGGAGTTGGAATTGGAAATTTTGAGGAGATTGGGCCATTAAATACGGATTTGAAGCCAAGGAATACCACTTGGTTGAAAAAAGCTGATCTTTTATTTGTG GACAACCCAGTTGGAACAGGGTACAGCTATGTGGAAGATACAGAGATGTTGGTGAAAACTGATAATGAAGCAGCAAGTGATTTAACTACTTTGTTGATGCAATTATTTAATAGAAATGAAAGCCTCCAAAAGAGTCCATTGTACATTGTAGCAGAGTCTTATGGAGGAAAATTTGCTGTCACTGCCGGATTATCAATTCTAAATGCCATTGATGCTGGTAAATTGAAGCTCAAACTTGGAG GAGTTGCCTTGGGGAATAGCTGGATCTCACCAGAGGATTTTGCA TTTTCTTGGGGGCCTCTTCTTAATGATGTTTCAAGGCTAGATAACAATGGCTTGGAAAAATCAAACAG TCTAGCTGAGAAGATTAGCCAGCAACTCAAAGATGGTCAATATACTGATGCAACTGACACATGGAGTCGACTTGAATCTACAATTGGTGCCAACAGCAATTCAGTG GATTTCTACAATTTCCTTCTGGATTCAGGGATGGGACCTGTAGCTTTAACAACTTCAGCATTTTCCAATGGAGTTTTTTCAGTCAATAGATACTCAAGATATTTGAGTTCCTTAAGGGTTTCACCAGGCAATGATGGACCTGATCTTGATACTTTGATGAATGGGGTCATCAAGAAGAAGCTTAAGATTATCCCTGATAATGTCAC ATGGGGAGGGCAGTCAGACTTTGTTTTCTCATATTTGTCAGGTGATTTTATGAGGCCAAGAATTGCTGAg GTTGATGAACTCCTTTCAAAAGGAGTAAATGTCACTATATACAGTGGGCAG CTTGATGTGATATGTGCAACAAAGGGAACTGAAGCTTGGCTTGATAAGCTCAA GTGGGAAGGATTGAAAGAGTTTTTAAGCAAGGATCGAAATCCTCTTTACTGTAAAGAGGATCAAGCCACCAAAGGGTTCATCAAATCATACAAAAACCTGCAATTTTTCTGGATTCTTGGGGCTGGACACTTT GTGCCTGTTGAGCAACCCTGTGTAGCTTTAAACATGGCTGCGGCAATCACGCAATCCCCAGCTGCATCAACTTCATAG